From Halotia branconii CENA392, the proteins below share one genomic window:
- a CDS encoding glycosyltransferase family 2 protein, with amino-acid sequence MLSKIPVSVLIPAKNEQANLPACLTSVQRADEVFIVDSQSTDKSAEIAKSYGANIVQFHFNGRWPKKKNWSLDNLPFRNEWVLIVDCDERITPELWEEIAKAIQNDQYTGYYLNRRVFFLGKWIRHGGKYPDWNLRLFKHKQGRYENLNTEDIPNTGDNEVHEHVILSGQVGYLKNDMLHEDFRDLFHWLERHNRYSNWEARVYFNLLTGKDDSGTIGANLFGDAVQRKRFLKKVWVRLPFKPFLRFVLFYIIQRGFLDGKAGYIYARLLSQYEYQIGVKLYELRSCGGQLNTTTSKSVPSSLTQEIGQTVS; translated from the coding sequence ATGTTATCTAAAATCCCAGTTTCTGTACTTATTCCTGCAAAGAATGAACAAGCAAATTTACCGGCTTGTCTCACGAGTGTCCAAAGAGCAGATGAAGTATTTATCGTCGATTCTCAAAGTACTGATAAAAGTGCCGAAATAGCTAAAAGTTACGGCGCAAATATTGTGCAATTTCACTTCAACGGACGCTGGCCGAAAAAGAAAAATTGGTCTTTAGATAATCTACCTTTTCGTAATGAATGGGTACTGATTGTAGATTGCGATGAACGCATTACTCCCGAATTGTGGGAAGAAATCGCCAAGGCAATTCAAAATGATCAATACACAGGTTATTACCTCAATCGCCGGGTATTTTTCTTAGGTAAATGGATTCGCCACGGTGGCAAATATCCCGATTGGAATCTCCGTTTATTTAAGCATAAACAAGGACGCTACGAAAACTTAAATACCGAAGATATCCCCAATACTGGAGATAACGAAGTTCACGAACACGTTATTTTGTCAGGACAAGTCGGATATCTCAAAAATGATATGCTGCACGAAGATTTTCGTGACCTTTTCCATTGGTTAGAACGACATAATCGTTATTCTAACTGGGAAGCTCGTGTTTATTTCAATTTGCTCACAGGTAAAGACGACAGCGGAACCATTGGTGCAAATTTGTTTGGTGATGCAGTACAACGCAAGCGCTTTTTGAAAAAAGTTTGGGTGCGTTTGCCGTTTAAACCATTTTTGCGATTCGTTTTGTTCTACATTATTCAGCGCGGTTTTTTAGATGGTAAAGCTGGATATATCTATGCACGTTTGCTGAGTCAATATGAATATCAAATCGGAGTTAAATTGTATGAGTTACGCAGTTGTGGCGGTCAATTAAATACAACTACATCTAAGTCTGTACCCTCATCTTTAACTCAAGAAATTGGGCAAACAGTAAGTTAA
- the hpsU gene encoding hormogonium polysaccharide biosynthesis acetyltransferase HpsU yields MTTDKPFVDLRKYDQSWFDRGRAGWYILLWWLVQAIAFPLTPQPLSILRCFLLRLFGAHIGKGVLIRPTARFTYPWKISIGNYSWIGDDVVLYSLDEINIGEHCVISQKSYLCTGSHDIQDPAFGLKTASIIIGNGAWVAADCFVAPGVEIGANAVIGARSSVFTSMPPGQVCLGSPCRPRYSRLLPQGEIKN; encoded by the coding sequence ATGACAACAGACAAACCTTTTGTAGACTTACGTAAGTATGACCAATCCTGGTTTGATCGCGGGCGTGCAGGTTGGTATATTTTGTTATGGTGGTTAGTGCAGGCGATCGCTTTTCCCTTAACTCCTCAACCATTAAGTATATTGCGCTGCTTTCTACTGCGATTATTCGGCGCTCATATTGGTAAAGGTGTATTAATTCGACCTACCGCCCGCTTTACTTACCCGTGGAAAATCAGTATTGGCAACTACAGTTGGATTGGAGATGATGTAGTTTTATACAGCCTAGATGAGATTAACATCGGTGAACATTGTGTAATATCTCAAAAAAGTTACTTATGTACTGGTAGTCATGATATCCAAGACCCTGCATTTGGGTTGAAAACAGCAAGTATTATTATTGGTAATGGGGCGTGGGTAGCAGCAGATTGTTTCGTAGCGCCAGGAGTGGAAATTGGAGCTAATGCTGTGATTGGCGCTCGTAGTAGTGTTTTTACTTCTATGCCTCCTGGACAGGTTTGCTTGGGAAGCCCCTGTCGTCCACGGTATTCCAGATTATTACCACAAGGCGAAATTAAAAATTAA
- the pheT gene encoding phenylalanine--tRNA ligase subunit beta, which produces MRISLNWLRELVEIKLSPEELAETLTMAGFEVEDIEDRRTWANGVVVGKVLERQPHPNADKLSVCQVDVGAAETLNIVCGAANVRADIYVPVATTGTYLPNIDLKIKPAKLRGVPSQGMICSLKELGLPTDIDGIYIFPQKDLPLGSDVRPLLNLDDVILDVTATANRADALSMVGIAREVAALTGEKLSIPEPSEVSITQNDGNLTLKITDQQACPAYIGTVVTDLKIASSPDWLQQRLRSAGVRPINNVVDITNYVLLEWGQPLHAFDKERLQFVTGEASLIVGVRFANAGETLKTLDGQTRTLTTQNLLITANDKPVALAGVMGGEETEVHENTQSLVLEAALFDSVAIRRSSRSVGLRSEASGRYERGVNRAELEIANRRALSLMSELAQGVIVHQEIADTRPDPATWSRSIALRLERVNQVLGPVDLGEETGELKEQDVERVLTALGCQLTAFGVGTWNVAVPPYRYRDLEREIDLIEEIARLYGYDNFCDTLPEKSEAGYLSLDQELIRKLRAHLRAEGLTELIHYSLVKPGEDRQIVLSNPLFTEYSALRTDLISGLIDAFQYNLEQGNGSLNGFDIGRIFWQEEEGLQEAEALAGIMGGNRTVGKWSKGSREQQMSWFEAKGILESVFQQLGLQVEYQPDRRDPRLHPGRTASLWVRGNSLGIFGQLHPQLRLEKGLPDSVYLFQLDVDVLLDSLDEDEILTPAFQPYSTYPASDRDIAFFAPVKISVADIEKSITKAGKGLLESVELFDEYRGENVPEGQRSLAFRLIYRASDRTLTDTEVEPVHNKVREALVEKFGVNLRS; this is translated from the coding sequence ATGCGTATTTCTCTCAATTGGCTGCGGGAACTAGTAGAAATAAAACTTAGCCCCGAAGAATTAGCCGAAACTCTGACAATGGCTGGGTTTGAAGTAGAAGATATTGAAGATCGCCGCACTTGGGCAAATGGCGTTGTTGTGGGGAAAGTGCTTGAGCGTCAACCCCATCCCAATGCTGATAAATTAAGTGTTTGCCAAGTAGATGTCGGTGCAGCAGAGACTTTAAATATTGTCTGTGGTGCTGCCAATGTCCGGGCAGATATTTATGTGCCAGTGGCAACTACAGGTACTTATTTACCAAATATCGATTTAAAAATCAAACCTGCAAAACTGCGTGGTGTCCCATCTCAGGGCATGATCTGTTCTTTAAAGGAACTTGGTTTACCCACTGATATCGATGGGATTTATATTTTTCCCCAAAAAGATCTGCCATTGGGTAGTGATGTGCGTCCTCTATTAAATTTAGATGACGTAATTTTAGATGTCACAGCCACAGCCAACCGTGCTGATGCCCTCAGTATGGTAGGTATAGCGCGAGAAGTCGCAGCTTTAACGGGTGAAAAATTAAGCATCCCTGAACCAAGTGAAGTATCAATCACTCAAAATGACGGAAATTTAACTTTAAAGATTACTGATCAACAAGCTTGCCCTGCTTATATTGGCACAGTAGTTACAGATCTAAAAATCGCTTCATCTCCCGATTGGTTGCAACAGCGCTTGCGCTCAGCTGGAGTCCGACCAATCAATAATGTGGTAGATATAACTAACTATGTATTGTTGGAATGGGGACAACCTCTCCACGCCTTTGACAAAGAACGTTTACAATTTGTTACAGGCGAGGCAAGTTTAATTGTTGGTGTGCGCTTTGCCAACGCTGGGGAAACTCTCAAAACTTTAGATGGGCAAACTCGCACCCTCACAACCCAAAATTTGTTAATCACTGCTAACGACAAACCTGTGGCGTTAGCGGGCGTTATGGGTGGCGAAGAAACCGAAGTTCATGAAAATACTCAAAGCTTAGTTTTAGAAGCAGCATTATTTGATTCTGTAGCGATTCGCCGTTCTTCCCGGAGTGTGGGACTGCGAAGTGAAGCTTCGGGAAGATACGAACGGGGCGTTAATAGAGCTGAGTTAGAAATAGCCAATCGTCGGGCTTTATCGTTAATGAGTGAATTAGCCCAAGGAGTAATTGTCCACCAAGAAATTGCTGACACTCGCCCTGATCCTGCTACTTGGAGTCGTTCTATTGCTTTGCGTTTAGAGCGAGTCAATCAAGTTCTAGGGCCAGTCGATTTAGGTGAAGAAACAGGAGAACTCAAAGAACAAGACGTAGAGCGCGTTTTAACAGCTTTAGGATGTCAGCTAACTGCTTTTGGTGTAGGTACTTGGAATGTTGCTGTGCCGCCTTATCGCTACCGTGACTTAGAACGAGAAATTGATTTGATTGAAGAAATCGCCCGTCTTTATGGTTATGATAATTTTTGCGATACTCTCCCAGAAAAGTCGGAAGCAGGCTATTTATCTTTAGATCAAGAATTAATCCGTAAGTTACGCGCTCACTTGCGGGCGGAAGGCTTAACAGAATTAATTCACTATTCTTTAGTAAAGCCAGGAGAAGACAGACAAATAGTCTTAAGTAACCCATTATTTACAGAATATTCGGCGTTGAGAACCGATTTAATTTCTGGTTTGATTGATGCTTTTCAGTACAACTTAGAGCAAGGTAACGGTTCGCTGAACGGTTTTGACATAGGGCGAATCTTCTGGCAAGAAGAAGAAGGTTTGCAAGAAGCAGAAGCCCTGGCTGGAATTATGGGAGGGAATCGCACTGTTGGTAAATGGTCAAAAGGCAGTCGTGAGCAGCAGATGAGCTGGTTTGAAGCTAAAGGAATTTTAGAAAGCGTCTTTCAACAATTAGGCTTACAAGTAGAATATCAACCCGATCGCCGCGATCCCCGCTTGCATCCGGGACGCACTGCTTCTCTATGGGTGAGGGGCAATAGCCTGGGGATTTTTGGGCAACTGCATCCGCAATTGCGTCTAGAAAAAGGTTTACCAGATTCCGTTTATTTGTTCCAGCTAGATGTAGATGTGCTGTTAGATTCTTTAGATGAAGACGAAATCCTCACTCCTGCCTTCCAACCTTATTCAACTTATCCTGCTAGCGATCGCGATATCGCCTTTTTCGCACCTGTAAAAATCTCGGTTGCCGACATCGAAAAATCTATTACCAAAGCGGGTAAGGGTTTGCTGGAATCAGTAGAATTGTTTGATGAATATCGTGGTGAAAATGTGCCAGAAGGACAGCGGAGTTTGGCTTTTCGCCTGATTTATCGCGCCAGCGATCGCACCCTCACCGATACAGAAGTTGAACCAGTCCACAACAAAGTTCGTGAAGCTTTGGTGGAAAAATTCGGCGTTAATCTCAGAAGTTAG
- a CDS encoding YciI family protein has translation MPKYIMWGTYCEDVLEKRSPYRQAHLDGLAKQKESGVLITIGPTKDVTQVFGIYEAAEEATVRQLIENDPYWKNGIWTEYFVKEWIQAF, from the coding sequence ATGCCTAAATACATTATGTGGGGAACTTACTGCGAAGACGTTCTTGAAAAACGTTCCCCTTATCGTCAAGCTCATTTAGACGGTTTAGCAAAACAAAAAGAATCAGGTGTACTGATTACTATTGGCCCTACCAAAGATGTCACTCAAGTTTTCGGCATTTATGAAGCCGCAGAGGAAGCCACTGTGCGTCAATTGATTGAGAATGATCCTTATTGGAAAAATGGCATCTGGACTGAATATTTTGTTAAAGAATGGATTCAGGCTTTTTAA
- a CDS encoding zinc ribbon domain-containing protein, translated as MATTSCPRCHQLVDNQAITCPYCRTTLKAYGHPGIPLHRATGDEYLCESCTYHADNTCNFPQRPYAKDCTLYDNIDNSQLNLQSQPYTSNLSATVKAWMKRNQALLLILGLLCLCLLIALSAS; from the coding sequence GTGGCTACAACATCTTGTCCTCGCTGCCATCAACTCGTTGATAATCAGGCTATTACTTGTCCATATTGTCGTACAACGCTCAAAGCTTATGGACATCCCGGTATTCCGTTGCACCGTGCGACAGGGGATGAATATCTGTGTGAAAGCTGTACCTATCATGCTGATAACACCTGCAATTTCCCCCAACGTCCATACGCCAAGGACTGTACTTTGTATGACAATATTGACAATAGCCAATTGAATTTGCAATCACAGCCTTACACCAGTAACTTGAGTGCAACTGTCAAAGCCTGGATGAAACGCAATCAAGCTTTACTGCTAATACTGGGTTTATTATGTCTATGTTTGCTCATAGCCCTGTCGGCATCTTGA
- the nblS gene encoding two-component system sensor histidine kinase NblS: MLALFTTIREAIANWWSEFTLQTKLLAVATLVVSLVMSGLTFWAVNTIQQDARMNDTRFGSDLGLLLAANVAPLVADQNLTEVAQFSQRFYSSTSSVRYMLYADETGKIYFGIPFWEPEVENSLTIERRIQLPEDYPGEGDKPMVRQHMSPDGAVTDVFIPLIVDKKYLGVLAIGINPNQAAVISTNFTRDVTIAVFITIWVMVILAGVINALTITKPIKELLVGVKQIATGNFKQRIDLPLGGELGELIFSFNEMAERLESYEEQNIEELTAEKAKLETLVSTIADGAVLIDNSMQVILVNPTARRIFGWEGDEVVGSNVLHNLPPAVQIEITNPLYEMAAGECESAEFRIHLSQPTKRTIRILLTTVLNLQRESIKGIAITVQDITREVELNEAKSQFISNVSHELRTPLFNIKSFIETLHDYGEDLSLEQRQDFLQTVNHETDRLTRLVNDVLDLSKLESGRNYNFGGVDLAQAIEQTLRTYQLNAKDKGIELIQEVAPNLPFVVGNYDLLLQVLANLVGNALKFTKSGGKVAICTYKLDPKPTSHTLSSQVRVEISDTGIGIAPEDQQAIFDRFFRVENRVHTLEGTGLGLSIVRNIMERHRSVVHLVSEVGVGTTFWFDLNVFDDEALQKVVEPKAEVPKIPAT; the protein is encoded by the coding sequence ATGCTAGCTCTTTTTACAACAATCCGAGAAGCGATCGCCAATTGGTGGTCGGAGTTCACCCTCCAAACCAAGCTTTTGGCTGTCGCCACGTTGGTAGTTTCGTTGGTGATGAGTGGTCTGACCTTCTGGGCTGTAAATACAATCCAGCAGGATGCGCGGATGAACGATACCCGCTTCGGTAGTGACTTAGGGCTGCTGCTGGCTGCCAACGTTGCCCCTCTCGTTGCTGATCAAAATCTCACTGAGGTTGCCCAATTTTCCCAACGTTTCTACAGCAGCACCTCTAGTGTGCGTTACATGCTCTACGCTGATGAAACCGGGAAAATCTATTTTGGCATTCCTTTTTGGGAACCAGAGGTAGAAAATTCCCTCACTATTGAACGGCGGATACAACTGCCAGAAGATTACCCCGGTGAAGGGGATAAACCAATGGTGCGGCAACACATGTCCCCAGATGGGGCTGTCACCGATGTATTTATTCCTCTAATTGTCGATAAAAAATACTTAGGTGTATTGGCGATTGGGATCAATCCTAATCAAGCAGCAGTCATTTCTACAAACTTTACCCGTGATGTGACGATCGCTGTTTTTATCACAATTTGGGTAATGGTAATTTTAGCAGGAGTCATTAACGCTTTAACTATCACTAAGCCGATTAAAGAACTTTTAGTAGGGGTAAAACAAATTGCTACCGGCAACTTCAAGCAACGAATTGACTTACCCCTAGGAGGCGAACTCGGAGAATTAATTTTTAGCTTTAATGAAATGGCAGAACGCCTAGAAAGCTATGAAGAACAAAATATTGAAGAACTGACAGCAGAAAAAGCCAAATTAGAAACCTTGGTTTCCACAATCGCCGATGGTGCTGTCTTGATCGACAATAGTATGCAAGTGATTTTAGTCAACCCCACGGCAAGACGAATTTTTGGCTGGGAAGGTGATGAGGTCGTAGGAAGCAATGTTTTACATAATCTGCCTCCAGCTGTCCAAATTGAAATCACCAATCCTTTATATGAAATGGCCGCTGGCGAATGCGAAAGTGCCGAGTTTCGTATTCATCTAAGTCAACCTACCAAGCGCACGATCCGTATTCTGTTAACCACAGTGCTTAACTTGCAACGGGAAAGTATTAAAGGTATTGCTATAACTGTGCAAGATATCACCCGTGAGGTAGAACTGAACGAGGCCAAAAGCCAATTTATCAGTAACGTTTCTCACGAATTGCGAACGCCTCTGTTTAATATCAAATCCTTTATTGAAACTTTGCATGACTACGGCGAAGACTTGAGTTTAGAACAACGGCAAGATTTCTTGCAGACTGTCAATCATGAAACTGATCGCCTAACTCGCTTAGTTAACGATGTTTTGGATTTATCCAAACTGGAATCAGGTCGCAATTACAACTTCGGTGGGGTGGATTTGGCACAAGCGATCGAACAAACACTGCGTACTTACCAACTCAATGCTAAAGACAAAGGCATTGAATTAATTCAGGAAGTCGCTCCTAATTTACCATTTGTTGTTGGTAATTATGATTTGTTGCTGCAAGTCTTAGCTAATTTAGTTGGCAATGCTTTAAAATTCACCAAGTCAGGTGGTAAAGTAGCGATCTGTACCTACAAATTAGATCCCAAGCCCACTTCTCATACTCTGTCTTCTCAAGTACGGGTAGAAATCTCCGATACTGGTATTGGTATTGCCCCAGAAGATCAACAAGCAATTTTCGACCGCTTTTTCCGTGTAGAAAATCGAGTTCACACTTTAGAAGGTACTGGTTTGGGTCTATCAATTGTCAGAAACATTATGGAAAGGCATCGTAGCGTAGTGCATCTAGTCAGTGAAGTTGGGGTAGGTACGACTTTTTGGTTTGACTTAAACGTTTTTGATGACGAAGCACTACAAAAAGTCGTAGAGCCTAAAGCTGAAGTACCTAAAATTCCTGCAACCTAG
- a CDS encoding XisI protein, protein MKQLRQRQKSELEKVVVQVSLEDKLTEYPKIIKHILTEYVELCNRRPNPDIETFLIIDQPKGHYIWMNLGWQNSERITGMTVYVRIRDGKFWIEEDWTEDGIATDLVRAGVPKEDIVLAFHEPKMRQYTDFAVAS, encoded by the coding sequence ATGAAACAACTCAGACAAAGACAAAAAAGCGAATTAGAAAAGGTCGTTGTCCAAGTGTCATTAGAGGATAAATTAACTGAGTATCCCAAGATAATTAAGCATATTCTGACGGAGTATGTAGAACTATGTAACCGTCGTCCGAACCCAGACATCGAAACATTCTTGATTATCGATCAGCCAAAGGGTCACTATATTTGGATGAATCTAGGTTGGCAAAATAGCGAACGCATTACTGGTATGACTGTTTATGTTCGGATTCGAGATGGCAAATTTTGGATCGAAGAAGATTGGACTGAAGATGGTATCGCAACTGACCTCGTTCGCGCAGGTGTTCCTAAGGAAGATATAGTGTTGGCATTCCATGAGCCTAAGATGCGGCAGTATACAGATTTTGCAGTAGCTTCATAG